In the genome of Carnobacterium viridans, one region contains:
- a CDS encoding DEAD/DEAH box helicase: MTHFLMGRELLVSELKEDCLKENKSIISSGFIEAGKQQTCRRCGSNQPKDRQIAPCTCGEKCFYCIRCLQMGKVKQCSELYHVPEKNEFIPVKEPILTWQGRLSQQQEHASKEIETSIISGQTRLIWAVAGAGKTEMLFKGIEGAIRSGKRICIASPRTDVCLELAPRLKSAFQQVEQITLYGEMEGGYSYTQLVIATTHQLMRFREAFDVLIIDEIDAFPFDTDKALQFAAQKAKKTDGTIIYLSATPNKQMRQDIAQKKLAASILPARYHGFALPEPKAIWVGDWRKSILKRHKKAAIFKEVQRLLQANRRFLVFVPNIELMLEFSRCLKDFFPDCSFTSVSSEDEQRKEKVQKMRDESYQFILTTTILERGVTFRDIDVLVLGAEDRTFTEAALIQIAGRVGRHRDFPAGEVRYLHYGQTKALKSAITQIKKMNTLAHERGLLIEK; this comes from the coding sequence ATGACTCATTTTTTGATGGGAAGAGAGCTGTTAGTGAGTGAATTAAAAGAAGATTGTCTTAAAGAGAACAAAAGTATAATTTCAAGTGGTTTTATAGAAGCAGGAAAACAACAGACTTGCCGGCGTTGTGGATCTAATCAACCAAAAGATCGACAAATAGCTCCTTGTACCTGTGGGGAAAAGTGTTTTTATTGTATTCGCTGTCTTCAAATGGGAAAAGTTAAACAATGTAGTGAGCTTTACCATGTTCCTGAAAAAAATGAGTTTATTCCAGTAAAAGAACCTATTTTGACTTGGCAAGGTCGACTATCGCAACAGCAAGAACATGCATCTAAAGAAATTGAAACATCTATAATATCTGGTCAAACGAGACTGATATGGGCTGTTGCTGGAGCTGGAAAGACTGAAATGCTCTTTAAAGGAATAGAAGGGGCAATCAGAAGTGGGAAAAGAATCTGCATAGCTTCTCCGAGAACGGATGTCTGTCTAGAACTAGCTCCTCGTCTAAAAAGCGCATTTCAACAGGTAGAACAAATCACTCTTTATGGAGAGATGGAAGGAGGTTACAGCTACACTCAATTAGTTATTGCAACTACTCATCAGCTTATGCGATTTAGAGAGGCATTTGATGTCTTGATTATTGATGAAATTGATGCTTTTCCGTTTGATACAGATAAAGCTTTACAATTTGCTGCACAAAAAGCTAAAAAAACTGACGGAACCATTATTTATTTATCTGCTACCCCTAATAAACAAATGAGGCAAGATATTGCACAAAAAAAATTAGCCGCTTCAATTCTGCCAGCTCGCTATCATGGATTTGCGTTACCTGAACCTAAAGCTATTTGGGTAGGCGATTGGCGCAAATCAATTCTGAAAAGGCATAAAAAAGCTGCAATTTTCAAAGAAGTCCAGCGTTTGTTACAAGCAAACCGACGATTCCTAGTATTTGTGCCTAATATTGAGTTGATGCTCGAATTTTCGCGTTGTCTTAAAGATTTTTTTCCCGACTGTTCATTTACAAGCGTTTCTTCGGAGGATGAACAGCGCAAAGAAAAAGTACAGAAGATGCGTGATGAAAGTTATCAGTTCATATTGACTACAACTATTTTGGAGCGAGGTGTTACTTTTCGAGATATTGATGTCCTTGTGTTAGGTGCTGAAGATCGGACGTTCACAGAAGCCGCATTGATTCAAATTGCCGGTCGTGTTGGCAGACATCGTGATTTTCCAGCAGGAGAAGTACGATACCTCCATTATGGACAAACAAAAGCACTGAAGAGTGCTATCACCCAAATAAAAAAAATGAACACATTAGCTCATGAAAGGGGATTGTTGATAGAGAAATGA
- a CDS encoding C40 family peptidase: MNKKFINLALVAALGFSTYVAPMTAFASTDEAIQTSTEKLVDLEKKEASAESQLATIAATITDNENNATSLIAEMKETQTSLKELEIEVSDLTTAIEQREAKLQDQVRSVQVDGDNQNYIDFVLNAESIADIIGRADVVSQIVSANQELIKAQATDKEAVAVKQKETEKKAEKQTLLAAKLEASKTDLEQQKLEKEAVVASIAAEKSIVTNEKEKFLAVKAAAEKGAEELALVKTTSSVENTSSATVELTSSETKASDASELTAKPVETTKAATTATSPSNGSWAAIKNAAYGVLGTPYLYGGTTTSGFDCSGFTSYAFAAAGISLPRTAGAQYAASTKISQSEAQPGDLVFFNQTGSIDHVGIYLGNNQFIGSQSSKGVSVTTISQAYWAQYLVGFGRIN; this comes from the coding sequence TTGAATAAAAAGTTCATTAATCTAGCATTAGTTGCAGCATTAGGTTTTTCAACCTATGTTGCACCTATGACAGCATTTGCAAGTACAGATGAGGCTATCCAAACATCTACAGAAAAATTGGTTGATCTTGAAAAGAAAGAAGCTTCAGCAGAATCTCAGTTAGCAACCATTGCAGCAACCATCACTGATAACGAAAATAATGCGACATCATTGATAGCTGAAATGAAAGAAACACAAACAAGTTTAAAAGAATTGGAAATAGAAGTTTCTGATTTGACTACTGCTATTGAGCAACGTGAAGCTAAATTGCAAGATCAAGTACGCTCTGTACAAGTTGATGGAGATAATCAAAATTATATAGATTTTGTACTAAATGCTGAATCAATTGCTGATATTATTGGACGTGCTGATGTCGTTTCCCAAATAGTATCTGCAAATCAAGAGTTAATAAAAGCTCAAGCAACTGATAAAGAAGCGGTAGCTGTAAAACAAAAAGAGACTGAAAAAAAAGCTGAAAAGCAAACGTTATTGGCTGCAAAATTAGAAGCTTCTAAGACTGATTTAGAACAACAAAAATTAGAAAAAGAAGCAGTTGTTGCATCAATTGCTGCTGAAAAATCTATTGTAACAAATGAAAAAGAAAAGTTTTTAGCTGTTAAAGCTGCAGCTGAAAAAGGAGCAGAAGAATTAGCACTTGTTAAAACAACATCTTCTGTTGAAAATACAAGTTCTGCAACTGTTGAATTAACGAGTTCTGAAACTAAAGCAAGCGATGCTTCAGAATTAACAGCTAAACCAGTTGAAACAACAAAAGCAGCTACAACAGCAACAAGTCCTTCAAATGGTTCATGGGCAGCAATTAAAAATGCAGCTTATGGGGTTCTTGGAACACCTTATCTTTACGGTGGAACAACTACCAGCGGTTTTGACTGTTCTGGTTTCACTAGCTATGCATTTGCAGCAGCTGGCATCAGTCTTCCACGTACAGCAGGTGCTCAATATGCAGCTTCAACAAAGATTTCGCAATCTGAAGCACAACCTGGTGATTTAGTATTCTTTAACCAAACAGGAAGTATTGATCATGTAGGTATCTATCTTGGAAACAATCAATTCATTGGTTCACAATCTTCAAAAGGTGTTTCAGTTACAACGATTAGTCAAGCTTACTGGGCTCAATACCTAGTTGGTTTTGGTCGTATAAATTAA
- the ftsX gene encoding permease-like cell division protein FtsX: MKLRTAKRHVIDSFKSLKRNGWMSLAAISAVTVTLLLVGSFIAMLMNVNKLATDIENDVSVRVYIDLAANEEQQKQLQSELETLDNVESVEFSSREDELEQVVGSYGDEFNLFDGDDNPLYDVYIVNTDVPENTAPVAKQIEELDYVTQVNYGGATADNLFKTMNTVRNVGAVVIVALILTAVFLISNTIRITIFSRRTEIEIMKLVGATNWYIRWPFLIEGALIGLIGAVIPVTILSFVYIASFDALTNFLKGTYFALLTPNPFLYQVGGLMLAIGVVIGAIGSFMSIRKFLKV; encoded by the coding sequence ATGAAGCTTAGAACAGCAAAAAGACATGTTATTGATAGTTTCAAAAGTTTGAAAAGAAATGGTTGGATGTCACTTGCAGCTATCAGTGCTGTAACAGTAACTCTACTATTAGTTGGATCATTTATTGCTATGCTAATGAACGTAAATAAGCTAGCTACTGATATTGAAAATGATGTAAGTGTCAGAGTATATATTGATTTAGCCGCAAATGAAGAGCAACAAAAACAATTACAATCAGAATTAGAAACGCTTGACAATGTTGAGTCGGTTGAATTCTCAAGTCGTGAAGATGAATTAGAGCAAGTAGTCGGCAGTTATGGTGATGAATTTAATTTATTTGATGGAGACGATAATCCTTTATACGATGTATATATTGTAAATACAGATGTCCCAGAAAATACAGCACCTGTTGCAAAACAAATTGAAGAGTTAGATTATGTTACTCAAGTCAATTATGGTGGAGCAACTGCTGATAACTTATTTAAAACAATGAATACAGTTCGTAATGTTGGAGCAGTAGTAATTGTTGCATTGATCTTGACCGCTGTATTTTTGATTTCAAATACGATTCGAATTACGATCTTTTCACGTCGTACTGAAATTGAAATTATGAAATTAGTCGGTGCAACAAATTGGTATATCAGATGGCCTTTCTTAATTGAAGGAGCTTTAATAGGACTGATTGGCGCCGTTATACCAGTAACAATTTTGAGCTTTGTATATATTGCATCATTTGATGCATTAACAAATTTCTTAAAAGGTACGTACTTTGCACTCCTAACACCAAATCCATTCTTATACCAAGTTGGCGGATTAATGTTGGCAATCGGAGTTGTTATCGGTGCAATCGGATCATTTATGTCAATTAGAAAATTCTTAAAAGTATAA
- a CDS encoding ComF family protein has product MNCLWCGKTIKESIQLRELVTFKKVEPMVRCDSCSDKLVSLQNGPVCRGCSRHWVEEGLCPDCQKWKADYPSYPFKHTALYQYNTFIKEWIEAYKYTGDYQLGELFKKEIQTFFLKQKKQVVPIPISDKSKQLRGFNQVEGLLDFAGVTYTAVLIHCGTGEKQSSKDRKMRMLSPQPFMIDKNLQGNIKGKHLILVDDIYTTGRTFFHAADCLRRSGAQSIETFSISR; this is encoded by the coding sequence ATGAACTGTCTATGGTGTGGAAAGACAATTAAAGAAAGCATACAATTAAGAGAATTGGTGACTTTTAAAAAAGTTGAACCAATGGTCAGATGTGATTCTTGTTCAGATAAATTAGTGTCGTTACAAAATGGTCCAGTTTGTCGAGGTTGCAGTCGGCACTGGGTAGAAGAAGGACTCTGTCCAGATTGCCAGAAATGGAAAGCTGACTATCCAAGCTATCCCTTCAAACATACAGCGTTGTATCAATACAATACATTCATAAAAGAGTGGATAGAGGCTTACAAATACACGGGTGATTACCAGTTAGGTGAATTATTTAAAAAAGAGATTCAAACTTTTTTTTTAAAGCAAAAGAAACAAGTTGTCCCCATACCGATAAGTGATAAAAGCAAACAATTAAGAGGGTTTAACCAAGTAGAAGGTTTGCTAGACTTTGCCGGAGTAACTTACACTGCCGTTTTAATTCATTGCGGGACCGGAGAAAAACAATCAAGTAAAGATCGGAAAATGCGTATGCTCTCACCCCAACCATTTATGATTGACAAAAATCTTCAGGGTAACATAAAAGGAAAACACCTAATCCTGGTGGATGATATTTATACTACGGGTCGTACCTTTTTTCATGCAGCTGACTGTTTGAGGAGAAGCGGAGCGCAAAGTATTGAAACATTTTCTATTTCTCGTTAA
- a CDS encoding response regulator transcription factor, with protein sequence MKKVLIVDDEQSILTLLAFNLEKEGYQVDTALDGLEGYEMAVAHPYDFIILDLMLPSMGGMDICKKLRQEKIEAPIMMLTAKDDELEKIIGLELGADDYMTKPFSPREVLARMKAIMRRMSSKSKAEEALKESASTAEQDELIKVGDIQIDPSQYEVIVRGEKIDVTPKEFELLMYMIKRINRILSREQLLDAIWNFDYAGETRIVDVHISHLREKIEVDTKNPVYIRTVRGFGYKFEAPKK encoded by the coding sequence ATGAAAAAGGTATTAATTGTCGATGATGAACAATCTATTTTAACATTGTTAGCTTTTAATCTGGAAAAAGAAGGTTATCAAGTAGATACAGCTTTGGATGGTTTAGAAGGATATGAAATGGCTGTAGCTCACCCGTATGATTTTATCATTTTGGATTTAATGCTTCCGTCAATGGGCGGAATGGACATTTGCAAAAAGTTGCGACAAGAAAAAATTGAAGCGCCGATAATGATGCTAACAGCTAAAGATGATGAACTTGAAAAAATTATCGGTCTTGAATTAGGTGCGGATGATTATATGACCAAACCATTCAGCCCGCGTGAAGTGCTTGCGAGAATGAAAGCTATCATGAGACGGATGAGCAGTAAAAGTAAGGCGGAAGAAGCTTTAAAAGAGTCTGCTAGTACAGCAGAACAAGATGAATTAATTAAAGTAGGAGATATCCAAATAGACCCTAGCCAGTATGAAGTGATTGTAAGAGGAGAAAAAATAGATGTTACTCCTAAAGAATTCGAGTTACTGATGTATATGATCAAACGAATCAATCGAATTCTAAGCAGAGAACAACTGCTGGATGCAATATGGAATTTTGATTATGCTGGAGAAACACGAATCGTTGATGTGCACATTAGTCACTTAAGAGAAAAAATAGAAGTAGACACAAAAAATCCAGTTTATATTCGAACAGTAAGGGGATTTGGCTATAAATTTGAGGCTCCAAAAAAATGA
- the ftsE gene encoding cell division ATP-binding protein FtsE: MIEMQNVYKKYPNGITAINGLSVRIEPGEFVYVVGPSGAGKSTFIKMIYREEKATKGTIKVGDFDLMTIKEKNIPFLRRYVGVVFQDFKLLPKLTVYENIAYAMEVVEKNPKAIQKRVLEVLELVGLKHKVRMFPNELSGGEQQRIAIARAIANTPHILIADEPTGNLDPDTSWEIMKILEEISNQGTTVIMATHNSQIVNVVKHRVLAVENGRIVRDQLEGDYGYEA, translated from the coding sequence ATGATTGAAATGCAAAATGTCTATAAGAAGTACCCAAACGGTATTACAGCAATCAATGGTTTATCTGTTCGTATAGAACCAGGTGAATTTGTATATGTTGTCGGACCTAGTGGAGCTGGTAAATCAACTTTTATAAAGATGATTTATCGTGAAGAAAAAGCAACTAAAGGAACAATTAAAGTCGGAGATTTTGATTTAATGACGATTAAAGAAAAAAATATTCCTTTTTTAAGACGTTATGTCGGAGTTGTTTTCCAAGATTTTAAATTGCTTCCAAAATTAACAGTTTATGAAAATATTGCCTATGCGATGGAAGTTGTCGAAAAAAACCCTAAAGCCATTCAAAAAAGAGTATTAGAAGTTCTCGAACTAGTCGGTTTAAAACACAAAGTGCGTATGTTTCCTAATGAATTATCAGGAGGAGAGCAACAGCGAATTGCCATTGCAAGAGCCATTGCAAATACTCCTCATATCTTAATTGCAGACGAGCCAACAGGGAATCTTGATCCGGATACTTCATGGGAAATTATGAAAATATTGGAAGAAATCAGTAATCAAGGAACGACTGTGATTATGGCAACTCATAACAGTCAAATCGTTAACGTCGTTAAACACCGTGTACTTGCGGTTGAGAATGGGCGCATTGTCCGAGATCAATTGGAAGGAGATTACGGTTATGAAGCTTAG
- a CDS encoding PDZ domain-containing protein translates to MAANFLIALVLFFIQPTFLVGLVFAIWTSHRRINHERSNHRVAVYSSLYEIKNYLLLGILPGVIGSVLLTIVGIPVTMDWIIVYQIVTILSLIVGYRFVHPIFTVSLSTLILVGLPLVLDSSNFSFIPNNWYQPLSQSEFIRTPLFVNSFIILILLLGISIVTIKRKADTHLSARFLKTKRGKRIAKYPIKPFWVMPLLLVVPGEGFQAFFSWWPTFSIGNELYSFFWLPILIGFQFTIQSQVPKVAVSKLVNDLAVITGVAVIIAIASIWTPFAPIFGFVFLLIGGGVVLYRHRKREKNWSVLFGPAENGIKIIGIRPDTPAEKMNLVVGDTIINCNNLPIETEFDFYQALSKNSVYCHLKVRGVDGELRLTETAIYADSPHEIGVVILGK, encoded by the coding sequence ATGGCAGCAAACTTTTTAATTGCATTAGTGCTATTTTTTATCCAACCTACATTTTTAGTGGGGTTAGTTTTTGCAATTTGGACAAGCCACCGTCGAATCAACCATGAAAGAAGTAATCATCGTGTAGCTGTTTATAGTTCATTGTACGAAATTAAAAATTATTTACTTTTAGGGATTCTTCCAGGAGTGATTGGCTCAGTTCTTTTAACCATTGTTGGTATTCCAGTTACAATGGACTGGATTATTGTGTATCAAATTGTAACAATTTTGAGTTTGATTGTTGGTTATCGATTTGTTCATCCAATATTTACAGTTTCATTAAGTACATTAATTCTGGTAGGACTACCATTAGTTTTAGACAGTTCTAATTTTTCTTTTATACCGAATAACTGGTACCAGCCTTTAAGTCAGAGTGAATTTATTCGTACGCCATTATTTGTGAATAGCTTTATTATTCTTATTCTTTTATTAGGGATTTCTATTGTCACCATTAAAAGAAAAGCGGATACTCATTTATCTGCCCGCTTTTTAAAAACGAAACGTGGAAAACGGATTGCGAAATATCCAATAAAACCATTTTGGGTAATGCCATTGTTATTAGTTGTTCCAGGTGAAGGTTTTCAAGCATTCTTTAGCTGGTGGCCAACTTTTTCAATCGGTAACGAATTGTATTCTTTCTTTTGGCTGCCGATTTTAATTGGTTTTCAATTTACTATTCAATCTCAAGTTCCAAAAGTTGCTGTTTCCAAGTTGGTTAATGATTTAGCAGTAATAACAGGGGTGGCAGTAATAATTGCCATAGCTTCTATTTGGACTCCTTTTGCTCCAATTTTTGGATTTGTTTTTTTGCTTATTGGTGGAGGAGTTGTATTATATCGTCACCGTAAACGAGAAAAAAACTGGAGTGTCCTTTTTGGACCAGCTGAAAATGGGATAAAAATTATTGGTATTCGCCCAGATACGCCCGCGGAAAAAATGAATTTAGTCGTTGGAGACACAATTATTAATTGCAACAATTTGCCGATTGAAACCGAATTTGACTTTTATCAAGCATTGTCAAAGAACAGTGTCTATTGTCATTTGAAGGTTAGAGGAGTAGATGGCGAACTTCGCTTAACAGAAACAGCTATTTATGCAGATTCTCCTCATGAAATTGGTGTAGTGATCTTAGGAAAATAG
- the hpf gene encoding ribosome hibernation-promoting factor, HPF/YfiA family: MFKYNVRGENIEVTAAIRSYVEKKVGKVEKYFNDVPEATAHVNLKTYSDKTAKVEVTIPLPYLVLRAEETSPDLYGSVDLVTDKLERQMRKYKTKVNRKSRGSNVIPPALPGEEEVMEDELNIVRTKRLSLKPMDSEEAVLQMDMLGHNFFIFEDADTNGTSIVYRRKDGKYGLIETE; the protein is encoded by the coding sequence ATGTTTAAATATAATGTTCGTGGCGAAAATATTGAGGTAACTGCAGCTATTCGTAGTTATGTTGAAAAAAAAGTGGGGAAAGTTGAAAAATATTTTAATGATGTACCTGAAGCAACAGCCCACGTTAATTTAAAAACGTATTCCGATAAAACAGCTAAAGTGGAGGTAACGATTCCTTTACCTTATTTAGTTTTACGCGCGGAAGAAACCTCGCCTGATTTATATGGAAGTGTTGATTTGGTAACAGATAAACTTGAACGCCAAATGAGAAAATATAAAACTAAAGTTAACCGGAAATCTCGTGGATCCAACGTTATTCCACCTGCTTTACCAGGGGAAGAAGAAGTAATGGAAGATGAACTGAATATTGTTAGAACGAAACGCTTATCATTAAAACCAATGGACAGTGAAGAAGCAGTGTTACAAATGGATATGTTAGGACACAATTTCTTCATTTTTGAAGATGCGGATACAAATGGCACAAGTATTGTATACCGTCGTAAAGACGGAAAATATGGATTAATTGAAACTGAATAA
- the prfB gene encoding peptide chain release factor 2 (programmed frameshift) produces MELSDIRNNLETADKKINGFGRSLDLETLERDIAEYDDKMTEPTFWDDAQKAQAMINEANELKEKYNQYKDLLTEKEELDLLLEMVKEENDEELVKELDSKINPFLDKLDQYELNLLLSDPYDKNNAIIELHPGAGGTESQDWGNMLLRMYTRWAEKKGFKIETLDYQSGDEAGIKSVTLLIKGMNVYGYLKAEKGVHRLVRISPFDSAGRRHTSFVSIDVVPELDDSVDIKINSDDLKVDTYRASGAGGQHINTTDSAVRITHMPTGVVVASQAQRSQLKNREQAMSMLKAKLHQLEVEEHEKEMAAIRGEQLEIGWGSQIRSYVFHPYSMVKDHRTNYETGNISQVMDGGIDPFIQAYLRSKISKTEE; encoded by the exons ATGGAATTAAGTGATATTAGAAATAATTTAGAAACTGCGGATAAAAAAATAAACGGTTTTGGGAGGTCTCTT GACTTAGAAACATTAGAAAGAGACATCGCTGAATACGATGATAAAATGACAGAGCCAACGTTTTGGGATGATGCACAAAAAGCTCAAGCAATGATCAATGAAGCGAATGAGTTGAAAGAAAAATACAATCAATATAAAGACCTTTTAACTGAAAAAGAGGAATTAGACCTATTACTAGAAATGGTAAAAGAAGAAAATGATGAAGAACTAGTAAAAGAATTGGATAGCAAAATCAATCCCTTCCTAGATAAACTAGATCAATATGAGCTGAATCTACTATTGAGTGATCCCTATGATAAAAACAATGCGATTATTGAACTGCACCCAGGAGCAGGTGGAACTGAATCACAAGATTGGGGCAACATGTTGCTTAGAATGTATACACGCTGGGCTGAAAAAAAAGGATTTAAGATTGAAACACTAGATTACCAATCTGGTGATGAGGCAGGGATTAAAAGTGTAACTTTACTGATTAAAGGAATGAATGTTTATGGATACTTGAAAGCTGAAAAAGGCGTCCATCGTTTAGTTCGAATTTCCCCATTCGATTCTGCAGGTCGCAGACATACCTCGTTTGTTTCAATTGATGTTGTCCCTGAGCTAGATGACAGTGTGGATATAAAAATCAATTCGGATGATTTAAAAGTTGATACCTATCGGGCAAGTGGAGCTGGTGGACAGCACATTAATACAACAGATTCAGCTGTCCGGATCACGCATATGCCAACCGGAGTTGTAGTGGCTAGTCAAGCACAACGATCACAATTGAAAAATAGAGAACAAGCAATGAGTATGTTAAAAGCGAAATTGCATCAGCTTGAGGTAGAAGAGCATGAAAAAGAAATGGCGGCTATTAGAGGCGAACAGCTAGAAATTGGTTGGGGATCACAAATTAGATCCTATGTCTTCCATCCTTATTCAATGGTAAAAGATCATCGTACAAATTATGAAACAGGTAATATCAGTCAGGTTATGGACGGCGGAATTGACCCGTTTATACAGGCATATCTGAGAAGTAAAATCTCGAAAACTGAAGAATAA
- a CDS encoding DegV family protein translates to MKIAVVTDSTAYLTDEQCELYSIYRLPLSVIMENEVIEETEISPTTFFEAVKSMETLPTSSQPPIGQASVLFNELSKTYDAVISIHLSSELSGTYNTIKSLSGIYEDFKIYPYDSGISCSAQGYFVLEAARMAKEGYTVEEIFQVFEKIQKTLQAYFVVDDLNHLVRGGRLSNGSALLGSLLKIKPILHFEDKKITVFEKIRTKKKALKRIEQLLEEDVEKGYPIVATIIHANAEKEALAWMEVLKQQYPTLRYEMSYFGPVIGTHLGEGALGLTWAEDLTSK, encoded by the coding sequence TTGAAAATTGCAGTGGTAACAGATAGCACAGCGTATCTAACGGATGAACAATGTGAGCTGTATTCTATCTATCGATTGCCTTTATCGGTCATAATGGAAAATGAAGTAATAGAAGAAACGGAAATAAGTCCAACTACTTTTTTTGAAGCTGTTAAGTCGATGGAGACTTTACCAACCAGTTCACAACCGCCTATCGGTCAAGCATCAGTATTGTTTAATGAGTTATCTAAAACGTATGATGCTGTGATAAGCATACATTTATCGAGCGAACTGAGTGGAACTTATAATACCATTAAAAGTTTATCTGGCATCTATGAAGATTTTAAAATTTACCCGTATGATTCGGGAATCAGTTGTTCAGCGCAAGGTTACTTTGTGCTAGAGGCTGCAAGAATGGCTAAAGAAGGATATACCGTTGAAGAGATTTTTCAAGTGTTTGAAAAAATACAAAAAACCTTGCAGGCTTATTTTGTGGTGGATGATTTAAACCATCTGGTGCGCGGAGGACGACTTTCTAATGGGTCAGCGCTGCTAGGCTCATTGTTGAAGATAAAACCTATTTTGCATTTCGAAGATAAAAAAATTACGGTTTTTGAAAAAATAAGAACGAAGAAGAAGGCTCTTAAAAGAATCGAACAACTATTAGAAGAAGATGTCGAAAAAGGTTATCCAATCGTTGCAACGATTATTCATGCTAATGCTGAGAAAGAAGCTTTAGCGTGGATGGAAGTTTTAAAACAGCAATACCCAACATTACGTTATGAAATGAGTTATTTTGGTCCAGTTATTGGCACACACTTAGGTGAAGGTGCTTTAGGTCTGACTTGGGCAGAAGATCTGACAAGCAAATAA